A stretch of the Maridesulfovibrio zosterae DSM 11974 genome encodes the following:
- a CDS encoding class I SAM-dependent methyltransferase, with protein MKKVNLGCGQTFHHDWLNIDFSSTGPGVIAHDLTSGLPLRDDEVDVIYCSHVLEHLNKKFAPIFLKECFRVLRKGGVLRIAVPDLETITRLYLMLLERARKGDAEAQGAYDWIMIELFDQMVRNVPGGEFVKHLAAGPLVAESFIVSRAGKEATDVLSYLKNPANAENVSRLSFPDESKLTAEQLGNFRRSGEVHQWMYDSYSLGRLISGAGFGLISTVRADESKIPEFNSYCLDIDENGQVRKPDSLFMEAVKPVDLIR; from the coding sequence ATGAAGAAGGTTAATTTAGGATGTGGTCAAACATTCCACCATGACTGGTTGAATATCGATTTCAGCTCAACTGGGCCGGGTGTTATTGCTCATGATTTGACTTCAGGTCTGCCGTTAAGAGATGATGAAGTGGACGTTATCTACTGTTCGCATGTACTGGAGCATCTAAACAAAAAATTTGCTCCTATTTTTTTAAAAGAATGTTTCAGAGTACTTAGGAAAGGTGGAGTGCTACGAATTGCCGTTCCTGATCTGGAAACAATTACTCGCCTTTATCTTATGCTTTTGGAACGCGCCCGCAAAGGCGATGCCGAGGCTCAAGGAGCTTATGATTGGATCATGATAGAGCTTTTTGACCAGATGGTACGTAATGTTCCTGGTGGTGAATTTGTAAAACACCTTGCCGCTGGACCTTTGGTCGCAGAATCGTTTATTGTTTCGCGTGCAGGTAAAGAGGCAACTGATGTTCTTTCTTATTTGAAGAATCCGGCTAATGCTGAGAATGTGTCTAGACTTTCTTTTCCTGACGAGTCGAAACTTACGGCTGAACAGCTGGGGAATTTTAGACGTTCAGGAGAAGTGCATCAGTGGATGTATGATAGCTATTCACTGGGCAGACTCATTTCTGGAGCAGGTTTTGGTTTGATATCAACTGTCAGGGCTGATGAATCTAAAATTCCAGAATTTAATTCTTATTGTTTAGACATAGATGAAAATGGACAGGTTCGTAAACCTGACTCTTTATTTATGGAGGCAGTTAAACCTGTTGATTTAATTAGATAA
- a CDS encoding helix-turn-helix domain-containing protein — protein sequence MNTCFNHKPSEFPDLDGKRAMSAEVLIKVLGTEAAERLMFFWGGVRVSVPDLEDLNKVRLRERIKKAYIRGATPAQVAERFGVSVRTAQRMRIPANCIERKSEMI from the coding sequence ATGAATACATGTTTTAACCATAAGCCCTCAGAGTTTCCTGATCTGGACGGTAAAAGGGCCATGTCTGCAGAGGTGTTGATAAAAGTCTTAGGGACTGAAGCTGCCGAAAGGCTTATGTTTTTTTGGGGAGGGGTCAGAGTATCAGTTCCTGATTTAGAAGATTTAAATAAGGTGCGTCTGCGTGAACGTATAAAGAAGGCGTATATTCGGGGTGCGACACCTGCACAGGTGGCTGAACGTTTCGGTGTTTCGGTTCGTACAGCACAAAGAATGCGTATTCCGGCCAATTGCATTGAACGTAAAAGCGAAATGATATAG
- a CDS encoding S24 family peptidase, producing MSFYQDMVEGLKNMIGPGKKFVNPTQMAKACDVAPNQIIRYIRQERGKHIQVIARVLDSVGAKIIFPDEESEKNTAAYHEIPLAIAKPDSINSGLTPDIYNEGILRFNAHWLKSKGDPEQMKLLTVTGASMSPRIEDGDRIIVDESQKELFEGRIYAIRIDSEIVIRRIAKEPGKIILVSDNQEAEVRRIALEIKDESIGWAAIGRVVYVAKDLL from the coding sequence ATGAGTTTTTATCAGGACATGGTCGAAGGACTTAAAAACATGATTGGACCAGGCAAAAAATTTGTAAACCCAACCCAGATGGCAAAAGCATGTGACGTGGCACCGAACCAAATCATCCGATATATCCGGCAGGAGCGAGGCAAACACATTCAAGTTATTGCTAGAGTTCTTGATTCTGTAGGGGCAAAAATAATTTTCCCGGATGAAGAATCTGAAAAGAACACTGCTGCCTATCACGAGATCCCTCTGGCAATCGCAAAGCCGGACTCAATAAATTCAGGCCTGACTCCAGATATATATAATGAAGGGATATTACGGTTCAATGCTCACTGGCTGAAAAGTAAAGGCGACCCCGAGCAGATGAAACTTTTGACCGTAACCGGGGCATCAATGAGCCCTCGCATAGAGGATGGAGATCGGATAATTGTTGATGAATCACAAAAAGAATTATTTGAAGGCAGGATATATGCTATCCGTATAGACAGCGAGATAGTTATCCGGCGTATAGCCAAGGAACCTGGAAAAATTATTCTTGTATCTGATAACCAAGAAGCGGAAGTAAGACGCATAGCTCTTGAAATAAAAGATGAATCGATCGGCTGGGCAGCTATAGGAAGAGTTGTCTACGTAGCAAAAGACTTACTTTAG
- the groES gene encoding co-chaperone GroES, translating into MKLKPLNDRILVRRLEVEEKTVGGIIIPDSAKEKPMKGEVIAAGPGKLDDAGSRIALGVKEGDAVLFAKYAGTEINIDGVDHLIMREDDILAVVEA; encoded by the coding sequence ATGAAACTTAAGCCGCTTAATGACCGTATACTGGTCAGACGCCTTGAAGTGGAAGAAAAGACTGTAGGCGGAATCATCATTCCTGACTCTGCTAAAGAAAAACCCATGAAAGGTGAAGTCATTGCTGCCGGCCCCGGTAAGCTTGATGATGCAGGCTCCAGAATTGCACTGGGAGTTAAAGAAGGCGATGCAGTTCTCTTTGCAAAATATGCCGGCACTGAAATCAACATTGACGGTGTTGACCATCTCATCATGCGCGAAGATGACATCCTCGCTGTAGTTGAAGCCTAA
- the groL gene encoding chaperonin GroEL (60 kDa chaperone family; promotes refolding of misfolded polypeptides especially under stressful conditions; forms two stacked rings of heptamers to form a barrel-shaped 14mer; ends can be capped by GroES; misfolded proteins enter the barrel where they are refolded when GroES binds) has product MAKQILFDAKAREKLKTGVDKLANAVKVTLGPKGRNVVMDKSFGSPVITKDGVSVAKEIELADKFENMGAQMVKEVASKTSDIAGDGTTTATILAQAIFTEGVKLVAAGRNPMAIKRGIDKAVEAIIDHLETLAKPTRDQKEIAQVGTISANNDVTIGNIIAEAMNKVGKEGVITVEEAKGLDTTLDVVEGMQFDRGYLSPYFVSNAEKMICEMDEPLILISEKKVSNMKELLPVLEQVAKMSKPLVIIAEDIEGEALATLVVNKLRGTLNVVAVKAPGFGDRRKAMLADIAALTGGAVVSDDIGLQLEGVSLEDLGSAKRVVIDKDNTTIVDGAGEGDTIKARVGQIRNEIEISTSDYDREKLQERLAKIVGGVAVINVGAATETEMKEKKARVEDALNATRAAVEEGIVPGGGTALIRCISVLDNVTPSDDDETAGIDIIRRAIEEPLRQIAGNAGLEGSIVVEKVKESKDGNGFNAAIGEYEDLIKAGVIDPKKVTRIAIQNAASVAGLLLTTECAIAEKPEKAADMPAMPGGMGGMGGMGGMGGMGGMGGMGGMY; this is encoded by the coding sequence ATGGCTAAACAGATTCTTTTCGACGCAAAAGCGCGTGAAAAACTGAAAACAGGCGTAGATAAACTCGCCAACGCTGTAAAAGTAACTCTTGGACCTAAAGGCCGTAACGTTGTTATGGATAAATCTTTTGGTTCCCCTGTTATCACTAAAGATGGTGTATCCGTAGCTAAAGAAATCGAACTGGCAGACAAGTTCGAAAATATGGGTGCTCAGATGGTTAAGGAAGTTGCTTCCAAAACATCCGACATCGCTGGTGACGGTACAACAACAGCAACAATCCTTGCTCAAGCTATTTTTACCGAAGGTGTTAAACTTGTTGCTGCTGGCCGTAACCCAATGGCTATCAAACGCGGTATCGATAAAGCTGTTGAAGCTATCATCGATCACCTCGAGACTCTTGCCAAACCTACTCGTGACCAGAAAGAAATCGCTCAGGTCGGTACTATCTCCGCAAACAATGACGTTACCATTGGTAACATCATTGCAGAAGCTATGAATAAAGTCGGCAAAGAAGGCGTTATCACCGTAGAAGAAGCTAAAGGACTCGATACAACACTTGACGTTGTTGAAGGTATGCAGTTCGACCGCGGCTACCTTTCTCCATATTTCGTAAGCAACGCTGAAAAAATGATCTGCGAAATGGATGAGCCTCTCATCCTTATCAGCGAAAAGAAAGTTTCCAATATGAAGGAACTTCTTCCTGTTCTTGAACAGGTTGCGAAAATGAGCAAACCTCTCGTAATCATTGCTGAAGATATTGAAGGCGAAGCTCTGGCTACCCTCGTTGTCAACAAACTGCGCGGAACTCTTAACGTTGTTGCTGTTAAAGCTCCAGGTTTCGGTGATCGCCGCAAGGCAATGCTTGCCGATATTGCAGCTCTTACCGGCGGCGCTGTTGTTTCCGATGACATCGGCCTCCAGCTTGAAGGTGTTTCCCTTGAAGATCTAGGCTCTGCAAAACGCGTTGTTATCGACAAAGATAACACCACCATCGTTGACGGTGCAGGCGAAGGTGATACTATCAAAGCTCGTGTTGGCCAGATCCGCAACGAAATTGAAATATCCACATCCGATTACGACCGCGAAAAACTTCAGGAACGCCTTGCAAAGATCGTTGGCGGCGTAGCTGTTATCAACGTCGGTGCTGCTACTGAAACTGAAATGAAAGAAAAGAAAGCTCGCGTAGAAGATGCACTCAACGCTACCCGCGCAGCAGTTGAAGAAGGTATCGTTCCTGGTGGCGGAACAGCTCTTATCCGCTGTATCTCTGTCCTGGACAACGTAACTCCTTCTGATGACGATGAAACAGCAGGTATCGACATTATCCGTCGTGCCATTGAAGAGCCTCTCCGCCAGATTGCAGGCAATGCAGGTCTTGAAGGTTCTATCGTTGTTGAAAAAGTTAAAGAATCCAAAGACGGTAACGGTTTCAACGCAGCTATCGGCGAGTACGAAGACCTCATCAAGGCCGGCGTTATCGATCCGAAAAAAGTTACCCGTATTGCAATTCAGAACGCTGCTTCCGTAGCAGGACTTCTGCTTACCACCGAATGCGCCATTGCAGAAAAGCCTGAAAAGGCTGCTGACATGCCAGCTATGCCAGGCGGCATGGGTGGAATGGGCGGTATGGGTGGAATGGGCGGCATGGGCGGCATGGGTGGAATGGGCGGAATGTACTAA
- a CDS encoding tetratricopeptide repeat protein yields MSSPKSIKENIARAKAYGQRKDYLRCLHALSLSLDELASSKVFGREKFEIGILADEVFRQLLSMEELKRVLPRGLKYTKGQEKKLAALLLKIHDTIKDALEKAAVEKIRKQKNQIDKYVLGGQKALAEKNINDAKKYFRKITEAFPEERGLLQDVGSRLVKGGYPVDGVEYLERAIAQTPSDSRPYISLLLAWEMQTEQDKALAVIKDIVRRFGANESLFVRQAKLFLAKRMYTEAYDASAAAIKLNPLNREAKKISDKLGPKVFGRGYKPGATSSELLAAKSKAKSAGAEKSGTTFNLDGSAGGTPAAKSVKKKGPAKKTENSKTIKLDF; encoded by the coding sequence ATGAGTTCACCAAAGAGCATCAAAGAAAATATTGCTCGCGCGAAGGCGTATGGACAGCGGAAAGATTACCTGCGCTGTTTGCATGCATTGAGTCTTTCACTTGATGAACTCGCTTCAAGTAAAGTGTTCGGCCGTGAGAAATTTGAAATTGGAATTCTTGCAGATGAGGTTTTTCGTCAACTGCTATCAATGGAAGAGCTTAAGCGTGTTTTGCCTCGAGGACTTAAGTATACAAAAGGGCAGGAGAAAAAACTTGCTGCTTTGCTACTTAAAATTCATGACACGATTAAGGACGCTCTTGAAAAAGCTGCTGTTGAAAAAATAAGAAAGCAAAAGAATCAGATTGATAAGTATGTTCTTGGAGGTCAAAAGGCTCTGGCTGAAAAAAACATTAATGATGCCAAAAAGTATTTTAGAAAAATTACTGAGGCCTTTCCCGAAGAACGCGGACTTTTACAGGATGTGGGCAGCAGGCTGGTTAAAGGTGGATATCCTGTTGACGGGGTAGAATATCTGGAACGCGCCATTGCTCAAACACCATCTGATAGCCGACCTTATATTTCTCTTCTCCTTGCGTGGGAAATGCAGACTGAGCAAGATAAAGCTCTTGCTGTAATTAAAGATATAGTTAGGCGTTTCGGGGCGAATGAAAGTCTTTTCGTGCGGCAGGCCAAGTTATTTCTAGCTAAAAGAATGTATACCGAGGCTTATGATGCATCGGCAGCAGCTATTAAACTTAATCCGTTGAACCGTGAGGCAAAGAAAATTTCAGATAAACTCGGTCCGAAGGTTTTTGGGCGCGGGTATAAGCCCGGTGCCACTTCTAGCGAGCTTCTGGCAGCTAAAAGCAAAGCTAAATCTGCTGGAGCAGAAAAGAGTGGAACAACTTTCAATCTTGATGGTTCGGCTGGAGGTACACCTGCAGCTAAATCCGTAAAGAAAAAAGGTCCTGCTAAAAAAACAGAGAATTCTAAAACTATCAAATTAGATTTTTAG
- a CDS encoding M48 family metallopeptidase — MNIYLFIILFSIAGACVLGIIARRLNIQALSPVLPQEFNGIFDPEEYRKSQDYTKAGTGLENISSSFMTLVTIFFILCGGFNILDLWAGSFGYGPIVTGLIFFAGLAVLSDLVSLPFSLYSTFVIEEKFGFNKTNLKTFILDKLKGYILGGIIGGVILSGVLLFFNATGSLAWLWCWIFTIVITLAIQYIAPTWILPLFNKFTPIENGELKDKIENFAKANGFKISGIFMIDGSKRSTKANAYFTGFGNKKRIALFDTLVESLSTDEIVAVLAHEIGHCKLGHIRKMLLISIANTGIVFLLMSFFLNNRELFSAFSMDHISVHAGLIFFALLYTPVSIVLSIFSNIQSRRHEYEADNFAAATTKEPLSLVSALKKLSVSNLSNLTPHPFYVWLEYSHPPVLKRIENLQNQK; from the coding sequence ATGAATATATATTTATTTATTATTTTATTCTCCATAGCAGGAGCATGCGTACTCGGAATAATTGCCCGCAGGTTGAACATTCAGGCTCTTTCTCCTGTTTTACCTCAAGAATTTAATGGAATTTTTGATCCGGAAGAGTACCGAAAATCTCAAGACTATACTAAAGCCGGAACTGGACTTGAAAATATTTCAAGCTCTTTTATGACACTGGTTACAATATTTTTTATCCTATGTGGAGGATTCAATATCCTTGATCTTTGGGCTGGATCATTTGGATATGGACCGATTGTTACTGGACTGATTTTTTTTGCTGGGCTGGCAGTTCTCAGTGATTTAGTCTCTTTACCTTTTTCCCTCTACAGCACTTTTGTCATCGAAGAGAAATTTGGCTTTAACAAAACCAACCTTAAGACTTTCATTCTGGATAAGTTAAAAGGATACATCTTAGGAGGAATTATTGGAGGAGTCATTCTCAGCGGTGTACTGCTCTTTTTTAATGCGACAGGCTCATTAGCATGGCTTTGGTGCTGGATCTTCACAATAGTTATAACCCTTGCCATTCAATATATAGCTCCCACATGGATTTTACCCCTCTTTAATAAATTTACTCCTATCGAAAATGGGGAGCTCAAAGATAAGATCGAGAATTTTGCAAAGGCCAACGGGTTTAAGATTTCCGGAATATTCATGATTGACGGTTCTAAGAGATCCACTAAAGCCAATGCGTATTTCACCGGATTTGGAAACAAAAAAAGAATAGCTCTCTTCGACACTTTAGTTGAATCTCTCAGTACTGATGAAATCGTTGCTGTGCTTGCTCATGAGATAGGGCACTGTAAGCTGGGACATATCCGCAAGATGCTGCTTATTAGTATCGCCAACACAGGAATTGTTTTTCTGCTTATGTCTTTTTTTCTAAACAACAGGGAACTTTTCTCGGCATTTAGTATGGACCATATTTCCGTACATGCCGGGCTTATTTTTTTCGCACTACTCTACACTCCGGTATCAATTGTCCTTTCAATATTCAGCAATATTCAATCTCGTAGACACGAATATGAAGCTGATAATTTTGCAGCCGCAACAACCAAAGAGCCATTATCATTAGTAAGTGCTCTTAAGAAACTGTCCGTCAGCAATCTTTCAAATTTAACACCTCATCCATTTTATGTCTGGCTTGAATACAGTCATCCACCGGTTCTCAAAAGAATAGAAAACCTTCAGAATCAGAAATAA
- a CDS encoding L-fuculose-phosphate aldolase — MLLKSERELVIKYGLRMLEAGLTTGTGGNLSVLNRKKGLLAISASGLDYRETTLDDVVIMNLEGEIVESKRKPSSEAGFHTALYKKRSDINAIVHTHSVYATTVACLNMELPAVHYLVGFAGNKVPLAPYATFGSAQLAENVSETIKNFNAVLLANHGLICIGHEIKNAFDAAEELELVARIYIQALSAGKPVIVPDVEMEKVIDKFSTYGQAGGKESKG; from the coding sequence ATGCTGCTGAAAAGTGAAAGGGAACTTGTTATAAAATATGGTCTTAGAATGCTTGAAGCCGGTCTTACAACAGGAACTGGCGGTAACCTGAGTGTTTTGAATCGTAAAAAAGGCTTACTGGCAATTAGCGCAAGTGGTCTGGATTACCGTGAGACAACTCTGGATGATGTAGTGATCATGAATCTTGAAGGTGAAATTGTCGAATCTAAACGCAAACCTTCAAGCGAAGCAGGATTCCATACTGCCCTGTATAAAAAAAGATCTGATATCAACGCAATAGTTCATACCCATTCAGTATATGCAACTACAGTTGCCTGTCTTAATATGGAACTCCCTGCTGTGCACTATCTGGTAGGCTTTGCAGGCAATAAAGTCCCTCTAGCCCCTTATGCGACATTTGGGAGCGCACAGCTGGCAGAAAACGTATCTGAAACCATTAAAAATTTTAATGCTGTTCTTCTCGCCAACCATGGCCTAATCTGTATTGGTCATGAAATTAAAAATGCTTTTGATGCTGCTGAAGAACTGGAGCTGGTAGCCAGAATTTATATTCAAGCACTTTCAGCAGGTAAACCGGTTATTGTACCAGATGTAGAAATGGAAAAAGTTATCGACAAGTTTTCTACTTATGGTCAAGCAGGTGGCAAGGAAAGCAAAGGTTAA
- a CDS encoding MarC family protein, with protein sequence MDTQSLNAIFEIAFPLFLIMDPLGNLPVCLSMLKEFTPSQQRKILFRELLFALGIIILFMYLGAGLMKMLSIHQSTLRIAGGVILFIISMKMIFPKPDISSTEVEKDPFIVPIAVPLFAGPSLLAAVMVYGSRGDTDLKVLTGTMLAWGMTFIIMMTGPTLSRILGKRGLRACERLMGLILILLAVQMLEDGIAYYIGNVLNR encoded by the coding sequence ATGGATACTCAATCCTTGAATGCCATATTCGAAATTGCATTTCCGCTATTTCTGATCATGGACCCGTTAGGCAACCTTCCGGTATGCTTATCAATGCTCAAAGAGTTTACACCATCCCAGCAACGTAAAATTCTGTTCAGAGAACTACTTTTTGCATTGGGAATCATAATTTTGTTTATGTACTTAGGTGCCGGACTGATGAAAATGCTAAGCATCCACCAGTCCACACTACGCATAGCTGGTGGGGTAATCCTTTTTATCATTTCTATGAAAATGATTTTTCCGAAACCGGATATATCCTCTACTGAAGTAGAAAAAGACCCTTTCATAGTTCCCATTGCCGTACCTTTATTTGCTGGCCCATCTCTTCTTGCTGCGGTGATGGTTTACGGATCAAGAGGTGATACGGACTTAAAAGTTCTGACAGGTACAATGCTGGCTTGGGGAATGACATTCATCATTATGATGACCGGGCCGACATTATCACGGATACTTGGTAAAAGAGGATTACGAGCCTGTGAGCGGCTTATGGGATTAATTCTAATTCTTTTGGCAGTTCAAATGCTTGAGGATGGCATTGCGTATTACATAGGTAATGTACTTAACAGATAA
- a CDS encoding hybrid sensor histidine kinase/response regulator: protein MIYIVISMSVLIFSFLYLLYELDYTGHDQLAKQELSQGRLLELGGIGYYRTDSRGKVLFSNEICRDLGISCFPDATGKWHEKLLSHLSDLENGGELLNKLSISQGVYTFESEIKNSFGKKLFFKHCLTSIEDMNGLFLGISGIVVDISEIKDIGAEDCSHSDHRNIFDNDLFDVFAHELRTPLAGMTGSLKVLEDSSLPIDIQKYVDKCNISVHRLKDTVDSFLRDICGKSSSYPYKIESTENRSTSTVSSNGSDVKKLSVLLAEDDIRSQVTMRRHLESWGHSVRTACNGLEVLNCIREQQYDLVLMDIQMPEMNGYEAIGMIRENESSNSQVPIIVMSAYGDDSDFKKMDELGVADFVSKPIRGDDLKSVIDLTLKKYEI from the coding sequence TTGATATACATAGTAATTTCTATGTCTGTACTTATTTTTTCATTTCTATATTTATTGTATGAACTTGATTATACCGGACATGATCAACTGGCTAAACAGGAACTAAGCCAGGGGAGACTGCTGGAACTTGGTGGAATTGGTTATTATCGAACAGACAGTCGTGGTAAGGTTCTTTTTTCAAATGAAATTTGTCGTGATTTAGGCATATCCTGTTTTCCTGATGCAACAGGGAAATGGCATGAAAAATTACTTTCTCATTTGTCTGATCTAGAGAACGGTGGTGAGCTTTTAAATAAGTTGTCTATAAGTCAGGGTGTGTATACTTTCGAGAGTGAGATTAAAAACTCATTTGGTAAAAAATTATTTTTTAAACATTGTTTGACTAGTATTGAAGATATGAATGGCCTTTTTCTCGGCATTTCAGGAATCGTTGTTGATATCAGTGAAATCAAGGATATCGGAGCTGAGGATTGCAGCCATAGTGATCACCGAAATATTTTTGACAATGACTTGTTTGATGTATTTGCACATGAGTTACGAACTCCGTTAGCCGGTATGACTGGAAGCTTGAAAGTGCTTGAAGATTCCAGTTTACCAATAGATATTCAAAAATATGTTGATAAATGCAACATCTCTGTGCATCGACTTAAAGATACTGTGGATTCTTTTTTGCGAGATATTTGTGGTAAATCCAGTAGCTATCCTTATAAAATAGAGTCTACAGAGAATAGAAGCACCAGCACGGTATCGTCAAACGGTAGTGATGTTAAAAAATTATCAGTTTTACTGGCAGAAGATGATATTCGCAGCCAAGTCACCATGCGGAGACATCTAGAGTCATGGGGGCATTCTGTCCGTACAGCCTGTAATGGGCTTGAAGTGTTAAATTGTATTAGAGAACAGCAGTATGATTTAGTACTGATGGACATCCAGATGCCTGAAATGAACGGATATGAAGCTATAGGTATGATTCGGGAAAATGAATCTAGTAATAGTCAGGTTCCCATTATAGTAATGAGTGCTTATGGTGATGATAGTGATTTTAAGAAGATGGATGAGCTCGGTGTTGCTGATTTTGTTTCAAAGCCCATAAGGGGGGATGATCTTAAATCTGTTATTGATCTAACTCTTAAGAAGTACGAAATTTAG
- a CDS encoding chemotaxis protein CheW: MSVEINSTTNQYLTFTLNKDIYALDISSVREVLELTPITRIPRTPKFMRGVINLRGHAVPVVDMRLKFGMSRTEDTINTCIIIVEVVFDGESTVMGALADSVREVIELTENMIEEPPRMGTTIKTEFIRGMGKQSDDFVIILDINKILSVEELAMLKNVNHDSSNIDSNELSSAQGMTLSL; this comes from the coding sequence ATGAGTGTTGAGATTAATAGCACAACAAATCAGTATCTTACATTTACTCTGAATAAGGATATTTACGCTCTGGATATTTCCAGTGTCCGTGAGGTCCTTGAGTTGACTCCAATCACTCGAATTCCTAGAACCCCTAAGTTTATGCGTGGTGTAATTAATTTAAGGGGTCACGCAGTCCCTGTGGTTGATATGCGTTTAAAATTCGGTATGAGTAGAACAGAAGATACGATTAATACCTGTATTATTATTGTGGAAGTCGTATTTGATGGTGAGAGTACGGTTATGGGGGCTTTGGCAGATTCTGTCCGAGAAGTTATTGAGCTTACAGAAAATATGATTGAAGAGCCTCCTCGTATGGGAACAACCATTAAGACTGAATTCATTCGTGGTATGGGTAAGCAGAGTGATGACTTTGTGATCATACTTGATATAAATAAAATTCTTTCTGTAGAAGAATTGGCAATGCTTAAAAATGTAAATCATGATTCTTCCAACATAGATTCTAACGAGCTCAGTTCTGCCCAAGGAATGACTTTGAGTCTATAA